In Setaria italica strain Yugu1 chromosome IX, Setaria_italica_v2.0, whole genome shotgun sequence, the genomic stretch ATCGTTACCTTCATaatcagtggcaggtgggtaattttttaccccaaaagcatTTGAAAGCAGGGGTgaaggtgcttttgattttgtactagagcaaaagtagcttttgggcaaaagcacgtagagcttttaggccctttggttggcttttagcttttgcaaaagtaaaagcaggttggaaagcccaaccaaaagCACCCTATATAATATATAGACATCACTTTCGTCTCTTTCAACCTGTTCGGCCATTCAAACCTACGGAAGGTTGGTTTTTTTCACAAAATCGCAAATACTATGGAAACATCTCGAAGTGTACCTAAAAAATAGAATTTCAAAAAAGGTTTGGACCTTACTAAAAACTAGTGGGAAAAAACCCGCAACCAACACCTCCTAAAAATTGGTTCCTAAAACAAATTGATTGCTGCCACATCATCCATATAGGAGCCTTAAGTTTTCACCTGAAAGATAACTCACCGTTTTTTTCCCTCATTGTTCCTCCAAGCGCCTTGTTATCTTCGGGGATTGGAAGCACGGGGAGGATGCAGAAATCTAGCTTTGGATGGAGCCGGTACTGGGCAGTGAAAACGTTGGAAACTGAGCGTTATTTTTCAACTTTGTTTCCAAACTAGTTGTTAAACATTTATTGGACACTCTTAGAGATGCTTTGACATGGACATGATAAAGCTaaaattgacaaaaaaaaaagacatacaTTGAAAAGACAAAAGCATTACAAATTATTCTATTAATTTGATCTGGTCCAAAAAGTAACACCCTACATAACAAAAATaatttcaaaaaatattttagaaattTGACAAGAAATAcacgatacaaaatgaaaaaaaaatctaaaacatTAGATGCAGATGTTTAGAAAATCGGAGGATATCTGCATCTCCTTTAGATTTAGCAATGTCTCCACATAAAAAAGACACATTATTTAGCGGATGCATGTCCAAGAAAAACCGATCGTTGTTAGGGTGTTGCCCACCATGCATAATGTGTGTGTCACCCAGCCTCGCTCAAATTGAAACAGCAAAGAACGAAGAAACGCCTCGACGGGCCGACCTAAACAATAGAAAAGCACGTAAGAAACAAAAAAAGCACATGTAAAAAAATCAACTGATGGAGCAAAACAACAAGTCAATAATTACTCGAGTAATCATTAGGAACCTGATCCGGTTGGGTGATTTCGCAATCTATTCGTCACATAAGACCAAATAATTCATCAAGTACCTATTTATTTTGTTGGATGCGAGCAGACTTGTCATTCCCAATAAGATGTCTCTTGCTAGTAGTGTATTGGATGACTTTGCTAATTTGCCTAATACTACATTTGGTGATTTTACAACGAAGTCAGCTTATAATTTAGTGCGTACCTCTTCCTTTTGCATCTTTTCAAAGTAGGCCTGGAGCTGGTATTATGTCTGATACTTCTGGTGAGCAGAAAAATTGGAAGAAATTATGGTCCATCAAAGCCTCGAATAAGATAACAATAATTTTGTGGTGGCTTGCTCATGATTATTTGGCTATGGGACATCAGCTACAGAAGCGGCATATTCCAGCTAATCCTATATATTGTTTTTTAAGCTAAGATGAAAAAGGTGAGCATTGTTTTTTTATGTGCCCTTTTGCTACATCTATTTGGAAGAGTCTGCTGCACTAAGATACAGTGGGTAGCAGTGGTTGTCATCTATTGTTATATCTGGGATGTTCGGAATGAAACCAATGTGTCTCCTCGGATGATAGTCAAGAAGATTCAAGCTTACATGGATATGATTGTGTTGCATTATATAAAACCGATTCAACCTTTAAGGTGTGCAGTTCGGAAGCAAATTCAGAGAATGGACTCCACCGCAGATTTTACTTGTTGATTTTGGTTGCTGATTCATGCGATTTGTGACTGTTGATTTGAGATCGGTTAGTTCGGTCAAAATCGAAAATCGAACCGAACTGACCGAAACTGAAGTTCTCAGTTCTCAGAAATTTCAAGAACCGACCGGTTCATGTTTTCTAGTAACCGAATTCGCAAAAGACGGAAGAACCTAACCGAATGTCTATAAAAAGAAATATGACCAAGAGAGTCTCGGGTGCCCAAGTGAAAAAAGCAGGCAGTATCGAGTTATCGACCCCCTGCCTGGCTGTTGGAAATACTAGATGAATGCAAGGATAAGAAAATACACACTGATATTTTGGGCTGCTAACTGGCAGCGTTTTCCTCTTCACTTTCTCCAATATAAAGAGTTTACAAGACTCTAACTGACTCCTACTTACACGGTCAATCCGCAGCTACTGGACATGCCATCCCACGTCCAGCGAACAGGCCATGCTTCTTCCTGAAGACTCGCTCAGCGCATGACTGCATGCGGAGCTCCTAAACATATGCACAGCCGTTAGCTAATCGATTGGCTTATTGACCTCTAACACACAACTGATACAAGCACAGGATTAATTCTAACATTCTCCTCCAAATCCTGATGCTAAGGCTTGTTGTCGATGACGCCGACACGAACTCGCTGTTCCTGGAACTTCAGGCGAGCCAGTGACTTTGTCAACATGTCCGTGAGCTGATCACCGGTTGCTACCTGCTCAAGGACAATCTTCCCGTTCTCCACACATTCCCTGATATAGTGATACTTAGTTTCAATGTGCTTACTCTTGTCATGGTGAACGGGATTCTTTGCAAGATCAATGGCAGACTTATTGTCCACCCTGAGGATTGGTGCTCCAGACTCTTCTCCAAGGAAATCCTTCAACAGCCGAGCTAACCAAACCCCTTGACAAGCACCCCATGCTGCTGCAATATATTCTGCCTCACAAGTTGACAGGGCCACCACCTTCTGTTTTGAAGATTGCCAGGTGATCGGACTTGACCCTAGACAAAACAGCACGCCACTAGTGCTCTTCCTATCATCAACATCACCAGCATAATCACTGTCGCTGTAACCAACCAGCTGGTGTTTTCCCTTCTTCCCTCTGCTATAAAACACACCTAGATCAAGTGTTCCTGCAACATACCTGAGAAGATGCTTTACTGCCGCGCGGTGATCCTCCCGCGGCTTCTCCAGGAACCTACTTACATAGTTCACTGCATACGCGATGTCAGGTCGCGTATACATCAGATATCTGAGCCCTCCAACAACACTGCGGTACTCTGTTGCGTCCACCAGCGGGCTCTCACTGTCCTTACTCAACTTCAGCCTAGGTTCCATGGGAACTGCACAGATATTGCAGCCTGTCATACCACTCCTCTCTAAAAGCTTTGTAGCATACGCAAGCTGTCCAATTCTAATGCCTTCCTCCTTCTGCTGAACCTCAAGTCCAAGATAATAAGATAGTAAACCCAGATCACTCATCTtgtacatctccatcatctcAGCCTTGAACTTGTTGATTCCGGTGCGTCCTGTAATGATCAAGTCATCCACATACACGCCAACAATGAGTCTTGCCTCCCCTGTTCCACGCACATACACACCATGTTCTGCCTTGCTCTTCTGGAAACCAAGTGACAGTAGGCTGCTGTCCAACTTGGCATTCCAGGCCCTGGGCGCCTGTCGTAGACCGTAGAGTGCCTTTTTGAGTCGCAAGACCTTGTGCTCAGCTCCAGTAACTGTGAATCCTGCAGGCTTTACAACATAAACTTCCTCCTGCAAATCTCCATTCAAGAAAGCACTCTTTACATCCATGTGATGCACCTCCCATCCCTCATGTGCTGCTACTGCCAGAAGCAAGCGCACAGATTCCAGCCTTGCCACCGGGGCAAAAACTTCCTCAAAGTCAATCCCCTGCCGCTAGATGTATCCCTTGGCTACCAGCCGCGCCTTGTGCTTCACAATCTCGCCATACTCATCCCTTTTGACCTTGAACACCCACTTCAAGCCAATTGGGCTGTGTCCCGCAGGCAGATCGACAAGATCCCATGTCTTGTTCTCCTCAATTGAATCCATCTCTACCTTCATTGCACGCCTCCAACACTCCTGCTTCTCTGCCTCCTTGAAAGTGGCAGGCTCCTCTGCTAAAGTGAACATCAGCTCTCCGCCGTCGAGCACCCGTGGTGCCAATCCTGGTGGAGACTCTGGTCCCAGCACGTTGTCGAGCTTGCGGAAGCGTGCTGggacgtcgtcgtcgtgctcAGCATCCAGGAAGTCCTCGAGGTTGCTCGGTGGAGATGTGAACTCAATGGATGTAGATGACGTTGTGGGCGTGCCCGGCGTCGTGGTCGCGGGCAGAGAGTTCACCACTGCAAGGCTCCTTCCTGCAGGTTCAACCCCCACGTCCTGCTCTGTGAGGACAGGAAACTCGACTGTGAACAGCTCTGCAACATCTCCGtcctctcctccttcttctacGCCCCAGTCCCACTGGGCGTCCTCATCGAACACCACGTCGCGTGTGACTCTCACACGCCCATCCACAGGGTTGTACACCCTGTAGGCCTTGGATCCCACCTCATAGCCGACGAAAATCATCGGCATGCTTCGGTCTTCGAGCTTCTTGAGGTGTGGCTTCGTATTTCTCACATGGGCAATGCAACCAAATGTACGGAAGTAGCTTACAGATGGGCGTTCGTTGTGCCATGCCTCGTATGGTGTCTTTCCGTCGAGGCTGCGCGTCAGCGATCTGTTGAGGATGTACACCGCCGTGTTGACAGCCTCACCCCAGAAAGTCCCGGGGAGCGCCTTCGCCTTCAGCATACTCCTCGCCATCCCGACCACCGTTTGGTTGCGGCGCTCAACGACCCCATTCTGCTGTGGCGAGTAGGGGGCCGTGAGCTGCCGCTGTACTCCTTCCTCCGCGCAGTAGGTGCCGAACTCCACCGAGGTGAATTCCCCACCGCGGTCTATGCGCCACACCTTGAGCTTACGACCGCTCTCCACCTCTGCTGCCACCTTGAACCGCCGGATTGCTGCCGGCGCCATGTCCTTGCTTGCGAGAAGATAGAGCCACATGAAGCGACTCATGTCATCTACCAGCAGCAAGAAATAGCGGTTGCCACTTGGTGTCGTCGGTGCTATGGGCCCACATATGTCGCCGTGTACCAAGTCGAGGACGTCTACCGCTCTGCGTCGCGCCTGTGCTGGGAATGGACTCCTCCTCTGCTTCCCGGCCAGACAACTGTCACACACCTGATCAACATGACCAATGTGTGGCAGTCCTCTCACCATGTCACCGCCCTGTAGCTTCCTCAACGCCTTGAAGCTAATGTGGCCGAAACGCTGGTGCCAGCGCCACGCCTCATCGCTCTTGCGTGCCGCCAGGCACACTGGGCGCACGATTTCGAGGCGGATGGTGTACAGACGGTTGGAGGAGCGCGGCACCCGAGCGAGAAGGCGCCTCTGCTCGTCGCGGATCCTCATCACCCCGGCCTAGACGTGGATGTCGTAGCCGTCCTCGTCGAGCTGCCCGACGCTGAGGAGATTGGTGTCGAGGCGCGGGATGAAGTAGACACCGGTCAGTAGCTTGTGTTCGCCGGTCTTGCAGGTGAACAACACCGTCCCGCGGCCCTCGATCTTCACAGCCGAGCCATCCCCGAACCGCACGGTACCGACAACGTTGTGGTCGAGCTCGGAGAAGACGGCGCGTGACCCAGTCATGTGATTGGTTGCGCCCGTGTCGAAGTACCAGAGGTCGTCGTCGGAGGGGCCGCTGTCGAGGTGCGCGAAGACCAGCGCCTCCACTAGCTCCACCGATGCGCCCACCACCGGTGGCCGAGTCACCGGCTGTGGTGCCGCTGCCACCTCTCCCGCTGCGCCTGAGGGCACTGGCAGCGGCGCCCCTGCTGCCTCGCCCGCGGTGCCTAggggcaccggcggcgacgcccCGGCCAATCCGCCCGCTGCTCCTGTGGGtaccggcggcggcaccccggCCGTCCCACCCGCGGTGCCTGGGGGCACCGGTGGCGGCGCctcggccgcctcgcccgcggtGCCTGGGGCTACTCGCGGCGACGCCCCGGCCAATCCGCCTGCTGCGCCTGGGGGTACCGACGGCTGCGccccggccgcctcgcccgcggtGCCtgggggcaccggcggcggcgccccagcCGTCCCGCCCGCTAGGACCGCATGTGGCGGCTGCTCCCTGTCCTCCTCGCGGATCTGGATCGAACTCACCTTGGCCAAGAGCAGGGtgtgctcttcttcctccacacGGGCCTGATGGGCCGCCTGGTTCTTGGGCTTCGTCGGACACTCCCACGCCCAGTGGCCCGTCTTACCACACCTGCGGCACTGGTCCGCTCCTATCTTGTGGCTGGAACCACCGCTCGTAGCGCCGCCTGACGGTGTGCGCCGCAGTCGCCCCCGCCGATTGCCGGACTTGAATCCTGCGGCGGAGGAACCTTCTCCCTTCTGTCGCGACTGCGCCTCCCACTACTCCCGCGTGAGGTACAGCTTGCCGTCggctcgtggcggcggcggaccgtCGTCCTCGGCCTCGCACTCCTACGCCGCGCGCAGCCGCCCGCTGGCGTCCTCCAGTGTCAGCGTGGCGAGATCCGCCGTGACCTGGATCGCGACGGCCACCTGCCGCAGCGACTTGGGAACCACCCGGAGGAGCTTCTCCACCACTCTCCGCGGCGGGATCGACTCCCCCACCGTTTCCAGCGCGGCGACGATGTTCTGGAGCCTGAGCGTGAAGTCGTCCACGCTCTCGCCGTCGTTGAAGCGGATGTTCTCAAATTGCCGGAGGAGGCGCTGCGCCTCCGTCTTCTGCACTTGTTCGGTGCCGACGCGCCGATCCTTCACCGCCTTCCACGCCTCCGCCGTGCTTGCCTTTGCTGCTAGCGACGCCACCATCTCCGACGGTACGACGCTCGTAATGGCATCGAGTGCCATGCAGTCCTCCTGCGGCGACACGCCGCCGGGGTCAATCGCGTCCCACAGATTTCGAGCCTTCATTTTCACCTTCATGACCAGCGCCCACTGTGTGTAGTTGGACTTGGTCAGCATTGGCCAATTCGCCGCGCCACCGATCTCCCGAACGACGCGTACCTCCCCACCTCCGCTGCCACCGGCGCCTTTgccgggagacggcggcggggtctTGCCTTCACTCATCTTCAGCGCCCAACGGATCGCCGGATCACGATTCCAGCGGCGATACCTCGCCGCGCTCGACTCCAACACCCTCACCTGGCTCTGGTACCAATTGTTGGAAATACTAGATGAATGCAAGGATAAGAAAATACACACTGATATTTTGGGCTGCTAACTGGCAGCGTTTTCCTCTTCACTTTCTCCAATATAAAGAGTTTACAAGACTCTAACTGACTCCTACTTACACGGTCAATCCGCAGCTACTGGACATGCCATCCCACGTCCAGCGAACAGGCCATGCTTCTTCCTGAAGACTCGCTCAGCGCATGACTGCATGCAGAGCTCCTAAACATATGCACAGCCGTTAGCTAATCGACTGGCTTATTGACCTCTAACATACAAGCACAGGATTAATTCTAACACTGGCTGCCTCACTCGCCCTTGCTCCATAAAACCCCCTTGACCTAGGGCCTGCTCCAAGCGCCCACCGGAGCTCCGCCGAGGAAGGCACTGCAATCTGCGAGGTGCGTGCTCGATCCTTCTGGAATCCTGGTCTCCCTCTCTGTTTCCTTTTCGGATCCGTAGGACAGTTCGTAGTTTTGGCGTCGCATGATCTGCGATCGTGGACTCCTGTGTGTGTATCGAGTGGAATTGGAAGGGAGGAAAGGGAAGGTCTCGAGAATCTTGTCTTGCCACTCGATCTTGGCGTTCTCTGGGTAGTTTGGGAGCTTTGAGGGCCTTGCGGATTTTTGCAATGCTTGTTCTTGGCTTTCTTGGAAAGAGGGTTTGTTCGTTGAAGTTCAGAGTGAAGCGCTTCAGTCTACTTTTCCCCCCTTGATCTCTCTTTTTCTTGCGATTGTTTCTTAAATTCCGCGATAATTTTGTAGCCAAGATTTGCGCTACCTCAGCACTGTATTATTGGTTACTGGCTTATGGCAGCATAACGACTGATCTCActtgcagccttgcagaggTTTATTTCCTGGGAAGAGGAAGCGGTAGAGCTAGCTATGGGCAACTCTTGCGTCACTGGTGCTCGTAAGGATTCTTTTTGaaccttttgttttgtttgtttcttgAATTTTTGTGCTAGAAAGATGATCACTGTTGTGATGTTGGTCAATTTCTGTTTCAAAATTAGATCTTTCCTTGTATATGTGAACACAACTAGGATGAAATTGTGACCATTGCTTGTATAAACAAAATCTGGATAAAATGGAATCATCGTCCTGCAATCTTCCGTTGGAGTAGATTTTTTTGATTCAGTGAACAACTGCACAGAAAAAATGCATCTTGGTCTTACTTGCTATGAATAAGTGTTATCCAGTATACATTATGTAAACTGTGAACAATGACATGTGTTGTGAGTTTGTGACATCTGTTTTGAATATCAATAGTACCACGTAACTATTGCACCactgaaagaaaaaaatgctTGACTTTCTAAAAAATCATTCTTTTCATAGGACTATTTACCCTCTTAACTGTGGAGTGAACTAAGACAAAGTCAGTTTGCTTTATGTTTTGTCATCTAATTTCTAGTTGTAAACAAACTTGATTAATTCTGTTTCAATGAAATGGAAATGGGAGTCCCTGTTTCCaccagaaagaaaaaagaaaactgttGAGAAAAACAAGAGGCACACAAATGGTCTATGCCATGCAAAACTAGATCAATGTCCTGAATTCTTTCTACTTCATGGCCACTCATCACAAGTAAATAATAGTTTTCTTCTGTTTTTAGTTCAGATAGTTGTTAGTTGAATGTAATATAAGATAATTTTCTGTATCCAGAGAACTATTCTGTTTTGCAATATGTTTTTCTTTATTTGGAACTGCAATATGATCCATAATATGCTCTAGCACATAATCTTCTTTTCCCCTGTCTTTTGTAATTTTAAAATTTGCTCTTATTCTAATTTCAGCTCATGCGCTGCTGGAAAAGGCCGATGGTCCAGCTTTTCAGTGGAAGATTTATGGCTTCTCATCTCTACTTGAGAAGGGAGCTACAACTGTCACCTCTGATGTTTTCCACTGCTGTGGATATGAGTGGTAAGTGCCGTGATCGTAAAAGGGATGCATACCAAGAAGGTGTGCATTGATCAAgcacgcagctctcctgtgttttcaagaaaaaaacatcACTCCTGATTTCATTTAATATCTGTTGATGATATTAACCAAACTGCAGTTTGCCACAGCTCATCTTCCATTGAAGTCATAAGCAATCACAATTTCCTAGAAAACATTTGTTTTCTTCAGTTTTTATTTTTGATCTTCTGCTTCTTAATTAATGTTCCAGGTACCTGACGGTAACCCCAAAGCATAAAAAATTCGGTTTTGGAAGTCCATATGTTGCTGTTCGTCTTCTTACAGGAAGAAGCACCCTGGAGCCAGATTACATCATGAATGCACTATTCGAGTTGTCAATATACAACCATTCCAACAGAACATATTGTGGATGCCAAGGTGATCTCCTGAACTTCGTTTTTCAAGCACAGCCATCTTATTATATCTGGGAGTCCATATTGCTTTATTTTTATATGTTTGTGGATGCAAAGGTGGTTTCTTAAACCTTAAACATGTTAACTGATTTTCTGAATTATCAAAAATTGGTTAACTTGGGTTGGAAGCAGGTTAATTTGTGCTTGGAGTTTTTTTCAGCTTAGACGTGCTTAGGAGTATTTGGCTAATACAGTTACCATCACCTTTTATCTATGAACAGCTAGCAACAGCTTCCTTGTGAAGAAGTGGTACTCAGAGAAAAAATGCTTGATTCCTCTTGAAGAACTACTGGAATCAGCTGATTTTCTGGTTGACGATAGCTGTGTCTTTGGTGTAAGGATATTAAAAGCAGATATCTCTTTTGCAAGAAAGAAAACTGCTGTGGTTCCCAAAAAGACCGTTGTGGTTCCAAAGAAACCTACGACAATTCAGAATCTCTTCATTCAGAAAAAGGAATTCATCAAAGGGACCTACACCTGGACCATGAACATCTTTCTTGACTCGAAGCTCGCAGTGCTTTCCCCAGCATTTGAAGTTGGCGGTTATAAATGGTATGCAACTGTTATCGTACATTGTAATTGATTCATATGTAATATGCACATGTAAGTTGTTTCAGGGCACAAGCATCCTTCAACTTAACATACCAAGCTAGATTGATAAGTGAGATTGCTAGAAGCTTTAAGTGTTGGTCAATATTACTAGTGGGCATTCTGTTGTACTGCTTTCACATGTGGGGTTCTTTTGTGCAGTAGAAGCGCTCTTGCTGCTTCAGATATTTGCACTCTCAGATCCTAGTTAAATTATCTAGCATAAGTAGGGAGGCGAACAACTAGGATGTTTCAGAGAGGCAACCATTTATGCcttactttcttctttttctttacaTGTGAGAGTATGGATATGGTCATAAGACACTGTTTCAATTCTGTCTCAGGCATATAAAAATGTATCCACGTGGTAACAAGCTCAGCACCAAGTCACTATCCCTGTTCTTGTACATGGATAAACCAAGCATGCTCACTCTTGAGCCTGGGATGATGATTGAACTGACCTTGTCCATCTTGGACCAGAAGAACGGGAAACAGTACACCCGCTCACGCTCAGGTTCCACTTTCCTCAACATTTATCTATCAGTGTGTCACAAAATCAGTTGACCATGCCTGCTCTTTTTAAAGATGGCCTTATGTTGTCACATTTGCAGGCTGCTTCGCATTTGCAGCAGCAGATTACTGGGGATGGCCCAATTTCATTCCACGTTGGCTGTTCAAGGACCAGTCCTTTGGCTACCTTGTGGGGTCAAACTGCATTGTGAAGGCAGATATTGCTATCGTTGGGTCATCCATTGTTGGTTAGACCTTAAGTGATCTTAGGAAGCCGTAATGTCCTTAAATACTACCACTGATGCCTATGAGGCTATAATGGTTCTGTTAGCAAACACTACTGATACCTAGTGGTGACCTTATTTATGATGGTAGAGGTGACCTGAGCACTCAGGTTGAGAAAACGTGAGGGGATGATATGCATATGTCTATTGGCATGGGGAATACTTTTAATTGATCTTATGGGTGTCTTAATTGGCTTGTGTTTGCTACATGCTTGGTTTCTGTTGTAGATCATTTTGTTCTGGTGTGCCAACTCCTTAAATTCTGCATGCTTTTCTAGATTCAGCCTAATGGGTTGAGTCATGTATGCGGTCTCAATGAGTTTATTTTCCATACTACATGGTTCCATGGTCCCCATGCCTTGTAAACGGAATGTTCTATAGCCATACAGCAGATTGAAGAATTTAGACCTTGAGTTTGAGATTATTTTACATGGCATGTGCACCTTCCTCGAAGCTCATTTGCCTGTCTAAAAATAACTCGTGTATGATGATGCCGATTTAGAAAATGGCTCTCCGTGAAGTGTTCCTGTAACAGGAAACTTTatttgagagatttgacatgtTTGATCTCGTTTGAATGTAGTTACATGTGGTGCATTATCACCAAATCATTATTGGTGATGGTTAATCCGAATTTTCTCATTGAAATAATAgtctaaaaataaaaatcctTAACATTGAATAGCCCAAGCAAATTCTAGTTCCCTGTGGAGTCTACACTTCTATTTCGCTTTCGTCTCCCAGTTCTGTTCTGATGTTTCTCTTACCCCTGCTGACGCTCAAACTGGCCTCCAGCATCCAATGTACTTGTCCACAGCCTGTCCCTCAGTGCAGCATTTTATTCACATATTGCCATTTTGTGCTTCTCCCTTTTctgcttcctttttctttttggattGTTGAGCTAAAGAATTAATTGCTACAGTGCCACCGTCGATTTCTATTTTAGATTCTGATGGCTCCTTCTATGATGTAATTCGGATGACCTTGGATTATTCCTTTTACGAACAAAAGTTGGCTTGGTCTTGTTGGTAATATGGTACCATTGCAGCTTAGCGTATATGATGAAGCATGTTCCACGTAACTGTATGTAAGAAGTGAACAATTACATGTATTGTGGCATACTGTTTTCAAGATTATGAAAAGGATTGGTTTTTTATGTCATCCTTTTTTTATCTCATTTATTTTATCCTTTGTATTTTTATAGTTAACAAAAGGTACTAATATTTTGCCATGTGAAAGTAGATTTCATGTTTTACTCATCTTATCTGTAGGCATGAGCTGATGAGCCGAAGAATTTTTAACGATTTTCActttcacttctttctttacAGTGTATTTTCATTTTCTAAAGGCAAAGATTTGGCATGGAATATGCCTTTCTTGAAACACAGTTGGAACCAACTATGGCACGTTTGGAGGAGCTCCTCCTAACTCCGGCTCCTTCTGACCGGTCACTGTTCATCCATTGTGCAAACACTGTTTACAGAagctccttttctctctccttctccccctcACAGCCGCCGAAGGAGCCGGTGGAGCCACAAACCAGCTCCACCTCCCTCTGCCACCTATAGTGGCTGGAGCCAGAGCTAGCGAAGTCCGGCCAAACTGGCCCTATCTAGCTGATGCAAGCTAGGAGTCAAAAGTCCTGGCCCCTTCCAACCATCCAATCTCAGCTAAGGgtctgttttcttccacttactaaactttagcacccgtcacatcgaatgtttagatactaattagaagtattaaacgtagactatttacaaaacccattacataagacgaatctaaacggcgagacgaatctattaagcctaattagtccatgatttgacgatgtgttgctacagtaaatatttgctaatgatggattaattaggcttaattaggcttaatagattcgtctcgccgtttagattccacttatgtaattggttttgtaaatagtctacgtttactactcctaattagtatctaaacattcgatgtgacacgtgctaaaaataagacacgggaagaaaacgccccctaagtatagttgttttttttcctcactTGGACCTTCTTTGTATTTTAGATAAATGAGAAAGCATGTAGAGCATAAAGTTTTTCTTAGacattttctagatacatatttTTAAAGTAATTCAGAAATTTCTACATGAAAGTGTTTAAAAAACATTTCCAGAAAATATCCTTAGCAAACGTTTCCGGACAAGTTTGTTGGAAAacattttcagaatttttgggggaaaaattTCCATAACAGAAAAGTTTTATGGAATGTTTCTGAAAAATCTTCTTGAAAAAACTAAGTACATTGAGAAACATTGAAAAAAAGTGAATTTCTCGTGAGCCGTGAGCCATGAATAAAAAAGGTGCCTCTCGAGAGTAAGCAGAAGAGCTGTATATCATTGTATTAAGAAAAATTAGTTTATTACAACGTGACTCCCGCTTGGGCACTCATGACAGGTACATTGTTGTGATTTTAGTCTTTATATCCTGCTGCTCAAATTAGTCTTCCACATCTAATACCTTTGCCACGTGCCCACATGTCTCCAGGTGCACAGTTTCACACGGATTGTCATTTTTGCCCCTCCCTTTTCCTCACCAGGGAGACCGAGTGCCTTCTTTTTTCAAGCTTCACTTGCTCTTGCACCTGCACAAAACCCCAATTCCCCTAG encodes the following:
- the LOC111255849 gene encoding uncharacterized protein LOC111255849, yielding MGNSCVTGAPHALLEKADGPAFQWKIYGFSSLLEKGATTVTSDVFHCCGYEWYLTVTPKHKKFGFGSPYVAVRLLTGRSTLEPDYIMNALFELSIYNHSNRTYCGCQASNSFLVKKWYSEKKCLIPLEELLESADFLVDDSCVFGVRILKADISFARKKTAVVPKKTVVVPKKPTTIQNLFIQKKEFIKGTYTWTMNIFLDSKLAVLSPAFEVGGYKWHIKMYPRGNKLSTKSLSLFLYMDKPSMLTLEPGMMIELTLSILDQKNGKQYTRSRSGCFAFAAADYWGWPNFIPRWLFKDQSFGYLVGSNCIVKADIAIVGSSIVG